From a single Ischnura elegans chromosome 7, ioIscEleg1.1, whole genome shotgun sequence genomic region:
- the LOC124162229 gene encoding uncharacterized protein LOC124162229, with protein MRNAAMETYVKLTWERTWVVVEFTNVNNEGDADVAAVPSSWLVNDEGRQLCYFPEEESSRFKKFSIMNCISPNVSWPRHECRILPGTTADTYGEVCQFENAAIETSDSDIHKPRGRGLRKKRPSKRVRDQMPEEMSDSETEERANGRGISPPPIYVNITDSHEPATQPESNDVQDSYPIVVLPGISNKNDDIEMVIDHREDFTMVQQPSRNGAERCTCSHGNVDDKLNAILSKLVKMEQQMSEQASMLATLTKGGGNPATQANHSMEKTFPLKTLKGFEELECSLESDPELFEQVVQTLQIQGGNSVGKAVYNMLYFCMTDDVGSTFTFKGLKKEKKGFCSTQLCSAVFKALRCRAMFASVDRCVFQDFAGEWLRQASCRLRKVKGNKEQGKA; from the exons ATGAGAAATGCTGCCATGGAAACATATGTTAAGTTAACATG GGAGAGGACATGGGTAGTTGTTGAATTCACAAATGTCAACAATGAAGGAGATGCTGATGTAGCAGCTGTGCCTTCTTCTTGGCTAGTAAATGATGAAGGAAGGCAGCTTTGTTACTTCCCTGAAGAGGAGAGcagtcgatttaaaaaattttcgatAATGAATTGTATTTCCCCTAATGTCTCTTGGCCAAGGCATGAATGTAGAATATTGCCAGGCACGACTGCAG ATACATATGGTGAAGTCTGCCAGTTTGAAAATGCTGCCATTGAAACAAGTGACTCTGACATCCACAAACCCCGTGGTCGTGGCCTCCGGAAAAAGAGGCCTAGCAAGCGGGTAAGAGATCAAATGCCAGAGGAAATGTCAGATTCAGAAACGGAGGAGAGAGCGAATGGGAGAGGTATTTCACCTCCTCCAATATATG TTAACATCACTGATTCACATGAGCCTGCTACGCAGCCTGAATCCAATGACGTGCAAGACTCGTATCCAATCGTGGTTTTGCCAGGaatcagcaataaaaatgatGACATTGAGATGGTGATTGACCACAGAGAGGACTTCACCATGGTGCAGCAGCCGTCAAGAAATGGAGCAGAACGCTGCACATGCAGCCATGGAAATGTGGACGATAAATTAAATGCCATTCTCA GCAAACTGGTGAAAATGGAGCAGCAAATGAGTGAGCAGGCTAGCATGCTAGCAACGCTGACTAAGGGGGGTGGTAACCCAGCAACCCAGGCAAACCACTCAATGGAGAAGACTTTCCCATTGAAAACTCTGAAGGGGTTCGAAGAACTGGAATGTTCCCTGGAAAGTGATCCAGAGCTTTTTGAACAAGTG GTACAAACTCTTCAAATACAAGGGGGCAACAGTGTGGGAAAGGCAGTATACAACATGCTGTACTTCTGCATGACAGATGATGTGGGGTCCACCTTCACCTTCAAGGGActgaagaaagagaaaaaggggTTTTGTTCGACCCAATTATGCTCAGCAGTGTTCA AGGCTCTGCGGTGTCGTGCCATGTTTGCCAGTGTTGATAGGTGTGTCTTTCAAGACTTTGCTGGGGAGTGGCTGAGGCAGGCATCATGCCGCCTGAGGAAAGTCAAGGGAAATAAGGAGCAGGGAAAGGCTTAA